Genomic segment of Leuconostoc mesenteroides subsp. mesenteroides:
AAGTGGTGGTAAAATGGTGTTAATTAATGGCAATAATCCCGCCTTGATTTTAGAAGTAATAGCTGGTAAACAAGTGGGGACACTATTTCAAGGAGAATGAAGCTATGAGCACAGTAGAACAAATTGGTCAGCGCGCCAAATTGGTGACCGCTGATGTCGCTAATTTGTCAGTAGAAATCCGTAATCAAATATTATTGGATATGTCGTCAGCTTTGATAGTTAACTGGCAAAAAATTGTGACCGCTAATAAAAAAGATTTAGATGCAGCTACCCAACTATCAGGTCCGATGCGTAATCGATTGATGCTTGATCAGACAACAATTAGCAGTATCGCGGCATCGCTATCAGCGGTTGCTAAGTTGGCTGATCCTTTGGCAGGCCCTTATGACAGTTGGAAAAACCATACAGGATTCAAAATTATAAAAAAGACAGTACCACTAGGGGTTGTGGCTATGATATTTGAGGCACGCCCGAATGTGACTGTCGATGCAGCCGCATTAGCTTTTAAATCAGGTAATGCTGTCATTTTGCGCGGTGGTAAAGAAGCTATCGAGTCAAATATCATCTTAACGAGTATATTGCGTGATGTGCTACGTAAACATCATTTAAACCCAGATATAATACAATTAGTCACGGATACAACACACGAGTCTGTTAACATATTACTGAATATGCGTGACTATGTTGATGTATTAATTCCGCGTGGTTCAGGTCAGTTTATTGATTTTGTTGTAAAAAATGCAACAGTACCGGTTATTGAAACGGGTGCAGGGAATACACATATATTTGTGGACGAGAGTGCTAAGCAAGATGAAGCTATTCGTGTTATTCATAATGCTAAAACACAAAAGCCCGCAGTTTGTAATGCTGCCGAAAAGTTACTAATTCATGAGACAATTGCGGGTGAATTTTTACCAAAGATTGTCGATAATCTACTAGCTGCTGGTGTGGCGTTACGTGGCGACCAAAAAGCCTGCAGTATAGATGGTCGAATAAGTAGCGCAAATGCTGAAGATTGGGATACTGAGTATAATGATTTAATCATGGCTATCAAAATTGTTCACGATAACGATGAAGCAATTACCTGGATTAATGACCACACAACACATCACTCAGAAACAATTATTAGTGAGAATCTTAATCATGTTACTGATTTTATGAATACTGTTGATGCTGCTGTTGTTTACCAGAACGTTTCAAGCCGTTTTACTGATGGCTTTGAATTTGGATTTGGCGCAGAAATTGGTATCTCTACACAAAAGCTTCATGCACGTGGACCAATGGGACTAAGTGCGTTAACTACAATTAAGTATGAAGTATTTGGCGAAGGACAAATTAGAGAATAAACAAAGTGTTTTTGTCCAAAAAAATAATCCACGATACGGACAACTTATTTTGGTGTCGTATGGTGGATCATTTTTATGTTATTGAAGTACAGTGAGCATTAGATTTTGAAAATCTTGAACAAATCTTTTTGAATCAACTAAAACCGCAGCTTTACTAGTTGTTGGTGTTAAAAGTTTCTCTTTATCGCCGATTGTACGGCCATAATCACCACTCTCTTTATCGTATGTTACGCGCATAGCTAAGGCAATTGATGTAACATAGCTAGGATCAATTCCAACTGCAACGGCTAGTGGATCGTGGAGAGCAGCACCATTTTTATTGATGTTTAGGTTAGCGTAGGCATCAATATAGAAATCCATTAAGTCAGCAAATTTTTGTCCGGCTAAAGATCCTAGGGCACGCCATGCTGCAGTTTCTTTTTTCGTTAGCAGTGTGCGGAGGGTCACATCAAGGCCAACCA
This window contains:
- a CDS encoding glutamate-5-semialdehyde dehydrogenase, with protein sequence MSTVEQIGQRAKLVTADVANLSVEIRNQILLDMSSALIVNWQKIVTANKKDLDAATQLSGPMRNRLMLDQTTISSIAASLSAVAKLADPLAGPYDSWKNHTGFKIIKKTVPLGVVAMIFEARPNVTVDAAALAFKSGNAVILRGGKEAIESNIILTSILRDVLRKHHLNPDIIQLVTDTTHESVNILLNMRDYVDVLIPRGSGQFIDFVVKNATVPVIETGAGNTHIFVDESAKQDEAIRVIHNAKTQKPAVCNAAEKLLIHETIAGEFLPKIVDNLLAAGVALRGDQKACSIDGRISSANAEDWDTEYNDLIMAIKIVHDNDEAITWINDHTTHHSETIISENLNHVTDFMNTVDAAVVYQNVSSRFTDGFEFGFGAEIGISTQKLHARGPMGLSALTTIKYEVFGEGQIRE